A genomic stretch from Schaalia odontolytica includes:
- the mscL gene encoding large conductance mechanosensitive channel protein MscL — MIQGFKEFISRGNVVELAVGVIIGAAFKNIVDALVDGIINPLIAAVIGKPDFSDAFILTLNGTDVKFGVLITAIINFLLMAIALYLCIIVPMNALNERMKKQAAADEAEAEANKEESDEVKLLTEIRDALAQGTPRH; from the coding sequence ATGATCCAGGGATTCAAGGAATTCATCTCTCGCGGTAACGTCGTCGAGCTCGCCGTCGGTGTCATCATCGGTGCCGCCTTCAAGAACATCGTCGACGCCCTCGTCGACGGCATCATCAACCCCCTCATCGCCGCCGTCATCGGCAAGCCCGACTTCTCGGACGCCTTCATCCTCACCCTCAACGGCACCGACGTGAAGTTCGGCGTCCTGATCACCGCAATCATCAACTTCCTGCTCATGGCCATCGCGCTCTACCTGTGCATCATTGTCCCGATGAACGCCCTCAACGAGCGCATGAAGAAGCAGGCCGCCGCGGATGAGGCCGAGGCCGAGGCCAACAAGGAAGAGAGCGACGAGGTCAAGCTCCTCACCGAGATCCGCGACGCCCTCGCCCAGGGCACGCCGCGCCACTGA
- a CDS encoding prevent-host-death family protein has translation MVPSIFSRRPAPEPEATEVSSTSTHPTTLVGQARESWRSRLDQDIAADSVSLPTLSLSGAHPGGLAQLYTEHPVRLSLLIREPIALGRALDRARALIARSEQRANAHGTGPIHLGIGTASWGAGIDAVTVPALLRPVRLVRRDDDVLIALGRGATLAPELTDALHEHGVDVDGETVLAKASGTHGFSSSQAMSALRELCSALPRFDIHDELVIGLFCHPADALAASLRQDVTAFEDSAVIRALAGDQDARNDLRVDAHEPNPCDRDPWAEKGVGDLIPVQQDAVEAVSEGHSVFVDIPAHSDDASVVAAILADAAATGRSVLHVSTSPSRSIAAYTRLSDLGLTDVVANIDGYSDARKTLAARASAAMEDTSPVVDQARVDEMRARLRQVRSALSSYAVALHEPYGRFGVCAADALRALTDLTSGEDAPTTRVRLSEQALYDIAVDQGESARALLREAIASGTLSGASSSAWGNAVLTSDEQTSDVLLRVDRLSKSLPELRVHIASVAGEAGIKPAGTLAQWDRQLAMFDGIADVLDVFQPRVFERSAADMVIATAPKQWRKEHDISMGRSERNRLVKQAQDLVRPGVHVPDLHRALIRVQERRDAWCAVCGEDSWPILPAKIGEISALTDAVRDDLDAIAPVFVAEEADLVGTHLQRLTTLIERWAGDTSAAREVPARLAMHARLAERGLDKLAQDLAGRGVDDSAIDAELDLAWWASLLRAMLSSQPALGGVDPAALEELAREGRELDEEQVASLVPQAITGVRRIRTNALAARPSQYEELRSLLADGTQPSDLDLLVSYPLVRHLLPVLMTVPSMVPTLAPTGRTVDVVVLDGADGLSLAELTPIIARGHQLVVIDDLAAATEGGATRELAGVLPVLHVEPGPRRLNDQVALLLARYGYEHAGIPVPWTAANAPVSARWVEATGMPAPGAHAIESTAAEVRAVVDAVIEHAVESPERSLAVVALSDRHAGRIRDALETVRAEEPGLASFFDPATPEPFVVVGPSEAVGLTRESLIVSVGFAKTPHGRVIHDFGVLSTESGADTLAEILRAVRGDLTLVCALHSAQIDRERLGHEGSRMLVDLIEIAEGHAGEGMDAWPVLAGEPDRLLVDLAEHLYSRGLEVVANVGIPGGMRVPLAIGHPDSPGRLLLAVLTDDEEYLSEPSQRVRDRARPRWLEEQGWAVYTALSMALFIDPEKEASAIVDAVLDALDKLRAVEEEPVVVVPERVDDESVEERVEEAASQDGASDGAEDDSETLAAPRMPMLDDGLDEESKRRKKADEDTTGMLLAIKRKERGSEENRGPRPAIAKGLPLAAYSDDQLDEMAAWVRSDGVERTDLEAAEELREALGITRRGFQSDAVLGNVVRRTKPAGTVHTADRNDGEALAQASTIEQPADE, from the coding sequence GTGGTTCCCAGTATCTTTTCGCGCCGTCCAGCACCCGAGCCCGAGGCTACCGAGGTCTCGTCTACGTCGACGCACCCGACCACTCTTGTCGGTCAGGCGCGCGAGTCGTGGCGCTCACGCCTCGACCAGGACATCGCCGCCGACAGTGTGTCTCTACCGACTCTGTCTCTGTCGGGCGCGCACCCCGGAGGCCTCGCTCAGCTGTACACCGAACACCCCGTCCGGCTGAGCCTGCTCATCCGCGAGCCCATCGCCCTGGGACGCGCCCTCGATCGCGCGCGAGCGCTCATCGCTCGATCCGAACAGCGAGCGAACGCGCACGGCACCGGCCCCATCCACCTGGGGATCGGTACCGCTTCGTGGGGCGCGGGAATCGATGCGGTGACCGTTCCCGCGTTACTGCGCCCGGTGCGTCTCGTGCGCCGCGACGACGACGTTCTCATCGCCCTGGGTCGGGGAGCTACACTCGCCCCCGAGCTCACCGACGCCTTACACGAGCACGGGGTCGACGTGGATGGAGAGACCGTGCTGGCCAAGGCTAGTGGAACCCACGGTTTCTCCTCTTCGCAGGCGATGAGCGCCCTGCGCGAGCTCTGTTCCGCGCTGCCGCGCTTCGACATCCACGACGAGCTCGTCATCGGCCTGTTCTGTCACCCTGCCGACGCGCTCGCGGCCAGCCTTCGGCAGGACGTGACCGCATTCGAGGACTCCGCGGTCATTCGTGCACTCGCGGGCGACCAGGACGCGCGCAACGACCTGCGCGTCGACGCGCACGAACCCAACCCCTGCGATCGTGATCCGTGGGCGGAAAAGGGTGTTGGCGACCTCATTCCCGTCCAGCAGGACGCCGTGGAAGCGGTCTCCGAGGGGCACAGCGTCTTCGTCGATATTCCCGCCCACAGCGACGATGCTTCCGTCGTCGCAGCAATTCTTGCGGATGCCGCGGCGACAGGTCGTTCCGTCCTGCACGTGTCGACCTCGCCGTCGCGCTCGATCGCCGCGTACACGCGTCTGTCTGACCTTGGATTGACCGATGTCGTTGCAAACATCGACGGCTATTCCGACGCCCGGAAGACCCTCGCAGCGCGGGCGAGCGCAGCAATGGAGGACACCTCGCCCGTCGTCGATCAGGCCCGCGTCGACGAGATGCGTGCCCGCCTGCGCCAGGTTCGCTCTGCGCTGTCCTCCTACGCTGTCGCCCTGCACGAACCCTACGGCCGCTTCGGCGTGTGCGCTGCCGATGCCCTGCGTGCCCTGACGGACCTGACCAGCGGTGAGGATGCACCCACGACGCGCGTTCGCCTCTCCGAACAGGCCCTCTACGACATCGCGGTGGACCAGGGTGAGAGCGCTCGGGCACTCCTGCGTGAGGCCATCGCCTCGGGCACGCTCTCGGGTGCCTCGTCCTCCGCATGGGGCAACGCGGTCCTGACCTCCGACGAGCAGACCTCCGATGTGTTGCTGCGCGTTGATCGCCTCTCCAAGTCGCTGCCTGAACTGCGCGTCCACATCGCCTCTGTCGCAGGCGAGGCTGGCATTAAGCCCGCCGGAACTCTGGCCCAGTGGGACCGCCAGCTCGCTATGTTCGACGGCATCGCGGACGTCCTCGACGTCTTCCAGCCCCGTGTGTTCGAGCGCAGCGCGGCCGACATGGTGATCGCGACGGCCCCCAAGCAGTGGCGCAAGGAACACGATATTTCGATGGGGCGTTCGGAGCGCAACCGCCTCGTCAAGCAGGCCCAGGACCTCGTGCGTCCCGGGGTGCACGTGCCCGACCTGCATCGCGCCCTCATTCGGGTCCAGGAGCGCCGTGACGCGTGGTGCGCCGTGTGCGGTGAGGACTCCTGGCCGATCCTCCCGGCAAAGATCGGCGAGATTTCGGCCCTGACCGACGCAGTGCGCGACGACCTTGATGCGATCGCTCCCGTGTTCGTCGCCGAGGAAGCGGACCTGGTGGGCACCCACCTGCAGCGCCTGACCACTCTTATCGAGCGGTGGGCGGGCGATACCTCGGCAGCGCGCGAGGTCCCGGCCCGCCTGGCGATGCACGCGCGCCTCGCCGAGCGCGGCCTCGACAAGCTGGCCCAGGACCTCGCGGGTCGCGGCGTCGACGACAGCGCCATCGATGCCGAGCTTGACCTCGCGTGGTGGGCTTCGCTGCTGCGCGCCATGCTCTCCTCGCAGCCCGCGCTCGGCGGCGTCGATCCCGCCGCGCTTGAGGAGCTCGCTCGCGAGGGGCGCGAGCTGGACGAGGAGCAGGTGGCCTCCCTTGTGCCGCAGGCCATCACGGGCGTGCGCCGCATCCGGACGAATGCCCTCGCGGCGCGTCCGAGCCAGTACGAGGAGCTGCGCTCCCTCTTGGCCGATGGCACGCAGCCCTCCGACCTGGACCTGCTCGTGTCCTACCCGCTCGTGCGGCATCTCCTGCCCGTCCTGATGACGGTTCCCTCGATGGTGCCCACCCTGGCACCGACGGGACGAACCGTCGATGTCGTCGTACTGGACGGTGCTGACGGGCTGTCCCTGGCCGAGCTCACGCCGATCATCGCGCGCGGTCACCAGCTGGTCGTCATCGACGATCTGGCGGCGGCCACCGAGGGCGGCGCGACCCGCGAACTCGCCGGTGTCCTGCCGGTCCTGCACGTCGAGCCCGGCCCGCGTCGTCTCAACGACCAGGTCGCGCTCCTGCTGGCGCGCTACGGCTACGAGCACGCGGGTATTCCCGTGCCGTGGACAGCCGCGAATGCGCCCGTGTCGGCCCGCTGGGTCGAGGCGACGGGCATGCCGGCCCCGGGCGCTCACGCGATCGAATCGACGGCCGCCGAGGTGCGCGCCGTCGTCGACGCCGTCATCGAGCATGCGGTGGAGTCCCCCGAGCGTTCCCTCGCCGTCGTCGCCCTCTCCGATCGTCACGCCGGGCGCATCCGCGACGCACTGGAGACCGTGCGCGCTGAGGAACCGGGCCTGGCCTCGTTCTTCGACCCGGCGACCCCCGAGCCCTTCGTTGTTGTCGGCCCCTCCGAGGCCGTCGGCCTCACGCGCGAGTCGCTCATCGTGTCCGTGGGCTTTGCTAAGACGCCGCACGGGCGTGTCATCCACGACTTCGGTGTCCTCTCAACCGAGAGCGGCGCCGACACTCTCGCCGAAATCCTGCGCGCGGTACGCGGCGACCTGACGCTCGTGTGCGCGCTCCACAGTGCCCAGATCGACCGAGAACGACTCGGGCACGAAGGCTCGCGGATGCTCGTGGACCTCATCGAGATCGCCGAGGGGCACGCGGGAGAGGGCATGGATGCCTGGCCGGTCCTGGCCGGTGAACCGGACCGCCTGCTGGTCGACCTTGCCGAACACCTGTACTCGCGCGGCCTCGAGGTCGTCGCCAACGTGGGAATCCCCGGCGGCATGCGCGTGCCGCTGGCAATCGGACACCCCGATTCGCCCGGACGCCTGCTGCTGGCCGTTCTCACCGATGACGAGGAGTACCTGTCCGAACCCAGCCAGCGCGTGCGCGACCGCGCCCGTCCCCGCTGGCTCGAGGAGCAGGGATGGGCCGTGTACACGGCCCTGTCGATGGCCCTGTTCATCGACCCGGAGAAGGAAGCCTCCGCGATCGTGGACGCCGTCCTGGACGCACTCGATAAGCTGCGCGCCGTCGAGGAGGAGCCCGTCGTGGTCGTTCCGGAGCGCGTTGACGACGAGTCCGTCGAAGAACGAGTTGAAGAGGCCGCTTCACAGGACGGTGCCTCGGATGGGGCAGAGGACGACAGCGAGACCCTTGCCGCCCCGCGCATGCCGATGCTCGACGACGGCCTCGACGAGGAATCCAAACGGCGCAAGAAAGCCGACGAGGATACGACCGGCATGCTGTTGGCCATCAAGCGCAAGGAACGTGGCTCGGAGGAGAATCGTGGGCCTCGCCCCGCCATCGCCAAGGGCCTGCCCCTGGCCGCCTACTCCGACGACCAGCTCGACGAGATGGCCGCCTGGGTGCGTTCCGATGGTGTCGAGCGCACGGACCTGGAGGCTGCTGAAGAGCTACGTGAAGCCCTGGGAATCACGCGCCGCGGCTTCCAGTCCGACGCGGTCCTGGGCAACGTCGTGCGCCGCACGAAGCCTGCGGGCACCGTGCACACTGCCGACCGGAACGACGGCGAGGCCTTGGCGCAGGCCTCAACCATCGAACAGCCTGCCGATGAGTGA
- a CDS encoding DMT family transporter — protein sequence MRNARGYLVTVVATLCWGASGVSAEYLMSRHGVELTLISFFRMTVGGLLTLAYVLACSRGVSPKHRELVSAPRNWRGLVLFAILGLAACQLSYMGVIRASNAGTGTVLEYLGLILIVVWVCLTHGRWPRPSEVIAIGLAVVGTFLLCTHGSLDSLVLTPTTLAWGAVAALTLATYTLLPARLIASYGADLVVGYGLLIAGLGVGLVGRVWRFTITWTPDVVLAMAITVALGTAVAFTAYLWGVDRIGPVKASLIGSLEPIAAATFSALMMGTSYTGIDIVGMVLIVGAVVTISVVDLLRARRVT from the coding sequence GTGCGCAACGCTCGAGGGTATCTCGTGACCGTCGTGGCCACCCTGTGCTGGGGGGCCTCCGGCGTCTCCGCCGAGTATCTCATGAGCCGCCACGGCGTCGAGCTCACTCTCATCAGTTTCTTCCGCATGACCGTCGGTGGGCTTCTGACACTCGCCTACGTCCTGGCCTGCTCGCGAGGAGTTTCGCCCAAGCACCGGGAACTGGTGTCCGCGCCTCGCAACTGGCGAGGCCTCGTCCTCTTCGCGATCCTTGGCTTGGCGGCCTGCCAGCTCAGCTACATGGGAGTCATCCGCGCATCGAACGCGGGCACCGGCACCGTTCTCGAATACCTGGGCCTCATCCTCATTGTCGTCTGGGTGTGCCTCACCCACGGGCGATGGCCGCGGCCATCCGAGGTGATCGCCATTGGCCTCGCCGTTGTCGGCACCTTCCTGCTGTGTACACACGGGTCGCTGGACTCCCTCGTCCTCACGCCCACGACACTCGCGTGGGGAGCCGTCGCCGCGCTCACGCTGGCGACCTACACCCTGCTGCCGGCCAGGCTCATCGCATCCTACGGCGCGGACCTCGTCGTGGGATACGGCCTGCTGATCGCCGGCCTCGGCGTCGGCCTCGTCGGCCGGGTCTGGCGCTTCACGATCACATGGACGCCAGACGTCGTCCTCGCCATGGCGATCACGGTCGCACTCGGCACCGCCGTCGCCTTCACGGCCTACCTGTGGGGAGTGGACCGTATCGGCCCCGTCAAAGCCTCTCTCATCGGAAGCCTCGAACCCATCGCTGCCGCCACCTTTTCCGCTCTCATGATGGGAACCTCATACACGGGCATCGACATTGTGGGCATGGTCCTCATCGTGGGAGCGGTTGTGACCATTTCCGTCGTCGACCTCCTCCGGGCGCGCCGCGTCACTTAA
- a CDS encoding toxin: MSEPAPRKRRRVARFVSDVDRRLIQEGLPPSWEDRVRPEDTRPGSMADAPDRGEGSNDARLLENVPPHAQARA; encoded by the coding sequence ATGAGTGAGCCTGCCCCGCGTAAACGTCGCCGCGTCGCGCGCTTCGTGTCCGACGTGGATCGCCGCCTCATCCAGGAGGGCCTGCCGCCCTCCTGGGAGGACCGCGTGCGCCCCGAGGACACGCGCCCCGGTTCCATGGCTGATGCCCCCGATCGGGGGGAGGGCTCCAACGATGCGCGGCTGCTCGAGAACGTGCCGCCGCACGCGCAGGCCAGGGCGTAG
- a CDS encoding C40 family peptidase, with the protein MKTTKPAPRHRLARRPLTDTMVEGLNASAAARPIAFASAAGVALTAIAAGVANAAPATPQSEPQSADLNTTTVAVDDVTTVEVPDIAWTAEEDAAESVTAEAPAPAPVAATPAAAEQSSDSSAASRSESRSDAATSNTSARQAALNAAGSDIVSVALGLTGIPYVYGGESLAGLDCSGLVKYAYAAAGINLPHSSSAQAAGGTIVSDPQPGDIVSYPGHVAIYIGGGQMVEATVPGRLSQISPVRGGATYVRY; encoded by the coding sequence GTGAAGACTACTAAGCCTGCTCCGCGTCACCGCCTGGCTCGTCGCCCGCTGACCGACACCATGGTCGAGGGCCTCAACGCCTCCGCCGCAGCTCGTCCGATCGCCTTCGCGTCGGCAGCCGGTGTTGCGCTGACCGCGATTGCCGCCGGCGTTGCAAACGCCGCCCCGGCAACCCCCCAGTCTGAGCCGCAGAGCGCGGACCTGAACACCACGACCGTTGCCGTCGATGACGTGACGACGGTTGAGGTCCCGGACATCGCGTGGACCGCCGAAGAGGATGCCGCCGAGTCCGTTACCGCCGAGGCACCCGCGCCGGCCCCCGTCGCCGCGACCCCGGCCGCTGCTGAGCAGTCCTCCGACTCGTCCGCTGCTTCCCGTTCGGAGTCTCGCTCCGACGCCGCCACGAGCAACACCTCCGCTCGCCAGGCCGCCCTGAACGCCGCGGGCTCCGACATTGTCTCCGTCGCGCTTGGCCTGACCGGCATCCCCTACGTCTACGGTGGCGAGAGCCTCGCGGGCCTCGACTGCTCCGGCCTGGTCAAGTACGCGTACGCGGCTGCTGGCATCAACCTGCCGCACTCCTCGTCCGCTCAGGCCGCCGGCGGCACCATCGTCTCCGACCCGCAGCCCGGTGACATCGTGTCCTACCCCGGCCACGTCGCCATCTACATCGGCGGCGGCCAGATGGTCGAGGCCACCGTGCCCGGCCGTCTCTCCCAGATTTCGCCGGTCCGCGGCGGCGCTACCTACGTGCGCTACTGA
- a CDS encoding universal stress protein, with protein sequence MSSTEVILVGVDGSTESLAAVKWAADRGARTGARIHCLCTYALASYSAAALDGGYAVLDDEALKAGAEQVVEEAKALARERGAAHVSGSTEPGDPAGVLIDFSAEVDLIVVGSRGGGGFADRLLGTVSSALPAHSKCPVVVVPRHTSGKKFTPVVRIVVGVDGTDQPSCALKRAISEARLWDARVTAVSAVPIAVGPSVMTWTPTGVDHSALLAQVREGMDQAIKAALDGADVHVARHALDGSAASLLIEFSTAVDLIVVGTRGRGGLAGVLLGSTSQTVLGHSTCPVMIVPSAHLGEADAAVHTAWERR encoded by the coding sequence ATGAGTTCTACCGAAGTCATTCTGGTCGGTGTCGATGGCTCGACGGAGAGCCTTGCCGCCGTCAAATGGGCCGCCGATCGCGGCGCGCGCACCGGAGCGCGTATCCATTGCCTGTGTACCTACGCGCTGGCCTCCTACTCAGCTGCCGCCCTCGATGGCGGTTACGCCGTGCTCGATGATGAGGCTCTGAAGGCCGGGGCCGAACAGGTCGTCGAGGAGGCCAAGGCATTGGCGCGCGAGCGCGGCGCGGCGCATGTGTCCGGCTCTACCGAACCCGGAGATCCGGCGGGTGTACTCATTGACTTCTCCGCCGAGGTTGACCTGATTGTCGTCGGTTCGCGCGGGGGCGGCGGTTTTGCCGACCGTCTTCTCGGTACCGTCTCGTCGGCTCTACCCGCGCACTCGAAGTGCCCGGTCGTTGTGGTCCCGCGTCACACCTCTGGTAAGAAGTTCACCCCGGTCGTGCGCATCGTCGTCGGCGTGGACGGAACCGATCAGCCCTCCTGCGCCCTCAAACGCGCGATCTCCGAGGCTCGCCTGTGGGACGCGCGCGTCACAGCGGTGTCGGCAGTTCCGATCGCGGTCGGCCCCTCCGTCATGACCTGGACGCCCACCGGTGTCGACCACTCGGCCCTTCTTGCGCAGGTGCGTGAGGGCATGGACCAGGCGATCAAGGCGGCCCTTGACGGTGCCGACGTGCACGTCGCACGCCACGCCCTCGACGGCTCCGCCGCTTCGCTGCTCATCGAGTTCTCGACCGCCGTCGACCTGATCGTCGTGGGCACCCGAGGCCGTGGGGGCCTCGCCGGTGTCTTGCTTGGCTCGACCTCTCAGACCGTGCTCGGACATTCGACCTGCCCGGTCATGATCGTTCCCTCCGCCCACCTGGGCGAAGCTGATGCTGCGGTCCACACCGCTTGGGAGCGCCGCTGA